A window of Bradyrhizobium diazoefficiens genomic DNA:
GCTCGTCGTCGAACAGTTCTTGAACGGATTGCAGTTCGGCCTGCTGCTGTTCCTGCTCGCCGCGGGCCTGACGCTGGTGTTCGGGATCATGGATCTCGTCAACCTCGCGCATGGCTCGCTCTACATGATGGGCGCCTATTTCGCCGCGACCTTCGCGGCGTGGACCGGCAGCTTCCTGCTCGGCGCGCTGCTGGCGCTCGGCGCGACGCTCATTCTCGGCATCGTGCTGGAGATGAGCGCGATCCGGCATCTCTACGGGCGCGACCATGTCGACCATGTGCTCGCGACCTTCGGCCTGATCCTGTTCTTCAACGAAGCCGTGCGGCTGATCTGGGGCCCGGCGGGCCTTGCGCTGCCGCTGCCGGCCTGGCTCACGGTGCCGGTGCCGATCCTGCCCGGCATTCACTATCCCGCCTATCGTCTCGCCATCATCGTCGTGGCGCTGCTGGTGGCGCTGCTGCTCTATCTCGGCGTGATGCGCACCCGCATCGGCATGCTGATCCGGGCCGGCGCCTCCAACCGCGAGATGATCGGCGCGCTCGGCATCAACATCAAGCTGCTCTACACGCTGGTGTTCGGCCTCGGGGCCGCGCTCGCCGGCCTTGCCGGGCTGATGCAGGCGCCGATCCTCACCGTGCAGATCGGCATGGGCGAGAACATCCTGATCCTCGCCTTCGTCATCATCGTGATCGGCGGCATCGGCTCGATCCGCGGCGCGTTTCTCGCCGCGATTTTCGTCGGCATGATCGACACGCTCGGCCGCGCCTTCCTGCCCAATTTGCTGCGGCAGGTCTTGAGCGGCGCCGCCGCCTCCACCGCCGCGCCCGCGCTGTCGTCCATGCTGATCTATCTGCTGATGGCGATCGTGCTGGTGGTGCGGCCGGAGGGGCTGTTTCCGGCCAACCGTCGATGAAGGCTTTCACTGTGAGCAAGGCCGTCACGGCCCTGATGCTGGCGGGCCTCGTGCTGCTGCCGCTCTATTCACAGCTCTCCGGCAACATCTTCATCCTGACGCTGTTCACCCGCATCGTCATCCTGGCGCTGGCGGCTGCGAGCCTCAACCTCATCATGGGCTTCGGCGGCATGATGAGCTTCGGCCACGCCGCCTATCTCGGCATCGGCGGCTATGCGGTCGGTATGCTCGCGCAG
This region includes:
- a CDS encoding branched-chain amino acid ABC transporter permease, which encodes MLLVVEQFLNGLQFGLLLFLLAAGLTLVFGIMDLVNLAHGSLYMMGAYFAATFAAWTGSFLLGALLALGATLILGIVLEMSAIRHLYGRDHVDHVLATFGLILFFNEAVRLIWGPAGLALPLPAWLTVPVPILPGIHYPAYRLAIIVVALLVALLLYLGVMRTRIGMLIRAGASNREMIGALGINIKLLYTLVFGLGAALAGLAGLMQAPILTVQIGMGENILILAFVIIVIGGIGSIRGAFLAAIFVGMIDTLGRAFLPNLLRQVLSGAAASTAAPALSSMLIYLLMAIVLVVRPEGLFPANRR